The following proteins are co-located in the Polystyrenella longa genome:
- a CDS encoding acetylxylan esterase, translated as MRFWSRSSCVTLLLTVPVCLLFLAMPLQAEPIDTKIYKEGELPADSRLNPLKDLNGHFPFTVPESKKAWEERAADLKRRILVATGMWPMPERTPLNPVIHGKFTREGITIEKVYFESMPGHFVSGLLFRPENAEGKRPGILSPHGHGGRLHEYSEKQVLQMITRGQERFEGSGRFPKIARCVQLARMGCVVFIYDMLGYADSVQISRKLAHGYSEPRPEMENAERWGLFTAQAESRLQSVMGIQSWNSIRALDFLESLPDVDPTRLAVTGGSGGGTQTILLCATDDRPIAAFPQGMVSTSMQGGCTCENCSLLRVGTGNVELAALFAPKPQAMTAANDWTKAMMEDGYPELQKLYSMIGKKEDVFCNFYPNYPHNYNYVTRAVMYSWFNKYLNLGLEEPIVEDDYEVLTKEEHAVWNEEHPAPAGGDEYEVSLTRQMSDRDDALIASLEPTDEKTLAEYQRVVGGAIETIIGRKLPASDEIQRTKVDKQERDGYLLFKDKLTLTSRGEEVPMISFFPKNTEWNGHVVLWVDGAGKSALVNDQQEPTAEVRQLIESGNAVMGVDLLYQGEFLVPGTEFNETPKVESPRAFAGYTFGFNHSVFASRVHDILTVIAFIRGDEHAPESLSLLGTNGAGPLVAAARAIAGDKVNKAAVVSNNFRFTQLPSFRDPQFLPGVVKYGDVPGLLSLSAPYPLWIGGEEAGVPTVVEKSYSAAGAADMVTSSGDSEELIQAAVEWLIAK; from the coding sequence ATGCGTTTCTGGTCTCGTTCAAGTTGTGTCACGCTGCTGTTGACTGTCCCCGTCTGCTTGTTATTTCTTGCCATGCCCCTGCAGGCTGAACCAATCGATACAAAGATCTATAAAGAGGGAGAACTCCCTGCTGACAGTCGATTAAATCCACTCAAAGATCTGAACGGGCATTTTCCGTTTACCGTTCCTGAATCGAAAAAGGCATGGGAAGAACGGGCCGCGGACTTGAAACGGCGAATTCTTGTCGCGACTGGCATGTGGCCCATGCCGGAACGGACTCCGCTCAATCCAGTGATCCATGGGAAATTTACTCGCGAAGGGATCACGATTGAAAAAGTGTACTTTGAAAGTATGCCGGGGCATTTTGTGAGTGGATTGCTCTTTCGTCCTGAAAACGCGGAAGGCAAACGCCCCGGTATTCTCTCGCCGCACGGTCACGGTGGTCGACTTCATGAATACTCGGAGAAACAAGTTCTACAAATGATCACACGTGGCCAGGAACGTTTTGAAGGCTCTGGCCGTTTTCCGAAAATTGCCCGCTGCGTTCAGCTTGCGAGAATGGGATGCGTCGTCTTCATCTACGACATGCTGGGCTACGCCGACAGTGTTCAGATTTCGAGAAAACTTGCTCACGGTTATTCCGAACCACGACCGGAAATGGAGAACGCGGAACGATGGGGGCTCTTTACGGCTCAGGCTGAATCGCGACTGCAAAGCGTGATGGGAATTCAGAGTTGGAACTCTATTCGTGCTCTCGATTTTCTTGAATCGTTACCCGACGTAGACCCGACTCGCTTAGCGGTCACTGGCGGAAGCGGCGGAGGAACACAGACGATTCTCCTATGTGCGACAGACGACCGGCCCATCGCTGCATTTCCGCAAGGCATGGTATCCACCTCTATGCAGGGGGGATGTACTTGTGAAAATTGCAGCCTGCTGCGAGTCGGAACTGGGAATGTTGAACTGGCTGCATTATTTGCGCCCAAACCTCAAGCGATGACTGCCGCCAACGACTGGACGAAGGCGATGATGGAAGATGGCTATCCAGAATTGCAGAAGTTGTATTCCATGATTGGTAAGAAAGAAGATGTCTTCTGCAACTTCTACCCTAACTATCCGCATAACTACAATTACGTCACGCGTGCGGTTATGTATTCGTGGTTCAATAAGTATTTGAATCTCGGCCTGGAAGAACCGATTGTTGAGGATGACTATGAAGTTCTGACCAAAGAAGAGCACGCCGTTTGGAACGAAGAGCATCCTGCGCCCGCTGGCGGTGACGAATATGAAGTTTCTTTGACACGTCAGATGTCGGATCGCGATGACGCTTTAATTGCTTCACTGGAACCCACTGATGAGAAAACGCTTGCCGAATATCAGCGTGTGGTAGGAGGAGCGATAGAAACTATCATCGGAAGAAAACTTCCCGCATCAGACGAGATTCAACGGACGAAAGTCGACAAACAGGAACGCGATGGCTATCTGTTGTTTAAAGACAAACTAACTTTGACTAGTCGGGGAGAAGAGGTCCCGATGATCTCCTTCTTTCCCAAAAATACCGAGTGGAATGGTCACGTCGTTTTGTGGGTAGATGGTGCCGGCAAGTCGGCGCTCGTGAATGATCAACAGGAACCGACTGCAGAAGTTCGCCAGTTGATTGAATCGGGAAATGCAGTCATGGGAGTCGATTTGTTATACCAGGGTGAATTTCTCGTTCCTGGCACCGAGTTCAATGAAACCCCCAAAGTTGAAAGTCCTCGGGCTTTCGCTGGCTACACATTCGGGTTCAACCATTCGGTCTTCGCCAGTCGCGTCCATGATATCTTGACTGTTATTGCGTTCATCCGTGGAGACGAGCATGCTCCGGAGTCCCTGTCTTTATTGGGCACTAATGGAGCAGGGCCATTAGTCGCTGCTGCCCGTGCGATTGCTGGCGACAAGGTCAACAAAGCGGCGGTCGTCTCGAACAACTTCCGGTTTACGCAGTTACCTTCCTTCCGAGACCCCCAATTTCTGCCGGGTGTCGTGAAGTATGGAGACGTTCCCGGTTTACTCTCTCTGTCCGCCCCCTATCCTCTTTGGATTGGTGGTGAAGAGGCTGGTGTCCCAACTGTGGTTGAGAAATCTTATTCTGCAGCAGGAGCTGCGGACATGGTGACGAGTTCCGGCGATAGCGAAGAGTTGATTCAGGCTGCCGTAGAATGGTTGATCGCGAAGTAA
- a CDS encoding metal ABC transporter permease — MFGQLVPDWQMLDTWTVIIAALASMSCALPGNYLLLRRQSMMGDALSHAVLLGVVGAFLTAQLFQHLGLISNETLLSGARMLYFVGALVVGLLCSLLTEWIQKLGRVESSTSLGVVYTSLFALGLVLLRGVADNVHIDTRCVLYGVVELAYWDQWGDTSIPVAAVQNGLVLGLNLILLFLFYKELTISTFDPALADVLGFRSRLIHYGLMCSTAMTLIVAFESVGSILVVAMLIAPSASAYLMTTQLHRMIFISLGVAFLTALLGHYSAITVVPMMFQSLGYTEVKGVSTSGMMAVMSLLLFSLVTIVAPRYGLISKWLAQWRLAIRIHAEDLLGILYRLEETDVSSAEVSRLFQLAVNEDRIVNWFSLRALLKKGQLRLNAAETEYALTESGRVVGRRLVRSHRLWESYVARHFAVAEDQYHESAHRAEHFMDAAARSKLASELDQPEDDPHGSSIPEER; from the coding sequence ATGTTTGGACAGCTTGTTCCCGATTGGCAGATGCTCGATACCTGGACGGTGATTATCGCCGCCCTGGCTTCAATGTCGTGCGCACTGCCTGGGAACTATCTCCTGCTGCGGCGACAGAGCATGATGGGCGATGCGTTAAGTCACGCCGTTCTGTTGGGAGTGGTCGGCGCTTTTCTGACAGCTCAACTGTTTCAGCATCTAGGGTTAATTTCAAACGAAACTCTGCTCAGCGGGGCTCGCATGCTATATTTTGTCGGCGCCCTGGTCGTCGGCTTACTCTGTTCTCTGCTGACGGAGTGGATCCAGAAATTGGGGCGCGTGGAAAGCTCTACCTCGCTGGGTGTGGTCTATACCTCTTTGTTTGCCCTCGGATTGGTACTGCTGCGTGGTGTCGCTGATAACGTACATATCGATACTCGTTGCGTTCTTTATGGCGTGGTTGAATTGGCCTACTGGGATCAGTGGGGTGATACGTCGATTCCTGTGGCGGCCGTACAAAACGGATTGGTGTTGGGTCTCAACCTGATTCTATTGTTTTTGTTTTATAAAGAACTGACCATCAGTACCTTTGATCCGGCTCTGGCCGATGTCCTTGGTTTTCGATCCCGGTTGATTCACTACGGATTAATGTGCAGCACCGCGATGACATTAATCGTCGCGTTCGAGTCGGTCGGAAGTATTTTAGTGGTTGCGATGTTGATCGCCCCGTCCGCGTCGGCCTATCTGATGACAACGCAACTGCATCGTATGATTTTTATTAGTCTGGGCGTTGCGTTTCTGACGGCGTTGTTGGGGCATTACTCCGCCATCACGGTTGTCCCCATGATGTTCCAGTCACTTGGTTATACCGAAGTGAAGGGGGTAAGCACCTCCGGTATGATGGCCGTAATGAGTCTGTTGTTGTTCAGTCTGGTAACGATCGTGGCACCGCGTTATGGATTAATTTCAAAGTGGCTTGCTCAATGGCGGCTGGCGATTCGAATTCATGCTGAAGACTTATTGGGAATTCTATATCGACTTGAGGAAACTGATGTCTCGTCGGCAGAAGTTAGCCGGCTCTTTCAACTGGCCGTTAACGAAGATCGAATTGTGAACTGGTTTTCCCTGAGAGCTTTGCTCAAGAAAGGGCAACTTCGGTTGAACGCCGCTGAGACCGAATACGCGCTTACTGAATCTGGCAGGGTGGTAGGGCGAAGGCTCGTCCGGTCACATCGCCTGTGGGAGAGTTATGTCGCGAGACACTTTGCCGTTGCAGAAGATCAATACCACGAATCGGCCCACCGAGCAGAGCACTTCATGGATGCTGCGGCAAGAAGCAAGCTGGCGAGCGAACTAGACCAGCCCGAGGATGATCCCCATGGTTCGTCGATCCCAGAGGAACGATAA
- a CDS encoding metal ABC transporter permease: protein MTFRRRFTQLENKTGFLAILFLIVAIISGTTSAGAQEKNGLSDSSFEKQVVAQKSLVPSFLDRKPQSFGDRLVRTITLRDYNTRVVLLGTVLLGICAGVIGTFMVLRQRALVGDVIGHSALPGIACAFLIMEAISPGTGKSVPGLLAGAFVSGTLGVVGTLLFRRIPRIKEDAAQAIILSGLFGLGIVLFTAIQKIPQGNAAGLDQFIFGKAASMLASDVWLIGAVSLVLLVTATFLRKELTILCFDEEYTSARGWPVGLLDLALMGLVVSVCVIGMQSVGMLLVVALLIIPPAAARFWTNQINKMLIVAAVMGGLSSMLGILLSSMFPRLSAGAVIVLCGTLVFLFSLMFGKESGVLRRLLVERKVQTQIGLQDLIRAFYEIIEQRLQGEARLQRDTYLSELVSLEDLLAKRSWSQHRLHRLMKSARSEDLLEAHGTDQFRLTSSGVDFATRVVRNHRLWEIYLMKHADIATSRVDRSADRIEHALGPEMIEELEAIMKSQAEQFPPMPSPHQIPAGPEASAT from the coding sequence ATGACTTTCAGACGTCGATTCACTCAGCTCGAAAATAAGACCGGGTTTCTCGCTATTCTGTTTCTCATAGTGGCGATCATTAGTGGTACGACTTCGGCAGGGGCTCAGGAAAAAAATGGCCTTTCAGATAGCTCGTTTGAAAAGCAAGTCGTTGCACAGAAAAGCCTCGTGCCGTCGTTTCTAGACAGGAAACCTCAGAGTTTTGGGGACAGGTTAGTACGAACTATTACATTACGAGATTACAACACTCGCGTCGTCTTGCTGGGAACAGTCCTGTTGGGAATCTGCGCAGGAGTCATCGGGACATTCATGGTGTTACGTCAACGCGCACTCGTAGGCGATGTCATTGGACACTCCGCACTTCCCGGTATTGCGTGCGCTTTTTTGATAATGGAAGCGATTTCCCCTGGGACGGGGAAGTCTGTTCCCGGTTTGTTGGCAGGGGCATTTGTTTCAGGAACACTAGGCGTGGTCGGGACTTTGTTGTTTCGTCGAATCCCCCGTATCAAAGAAGACGCTGCTCAGGCCATCATTCTCAGTGGGTTATTCGGGCTGGGGATCGTTCTGTTTACGGCAATTCAGAAAATACCTCAGGGAAATGCGGCCGGTTTGGATCAGTTTATTTTTGGTAAAGCGGCATCGATGCTCGCTTCCGATGTCTGGCTGATTGGCGCCGTTTCTCTCGTCTTGTTGGTGACAGCGACTTTCTTACGCAAGGAACTGACGATTCTTTGTTTCGACGAAGAATATACTTCGGCCCGGGGATGGCCAGTGGGTTTACTGGACCTCGCACTGATGGGGCTTGTCGTCTCCGTTTGTGTGATCGGGATGCAGAGTGTCGGCATGTTGTTGGTCGTCGCGCTGTTGATTATCCCTCCCGCGGCGGCCCGGTTCTGGACGAATCAAATCAACAAAATGCTGATCGTGGCGGCAGTCATGGGAGGGCTCAGTTCGATGCTGGGAATTCTGCTGAGTTCGATGTTTCCACGCCTGTCCGCTGGAGCCGTTATTGTCCTTTGCGGAACGCTCGTCTTTTTATTCAGCCTGATGTTTGGGAAAGAGAGCGGTGTCCTGCGCCGTCTTCTGGTCGAACGGAAGGTTCAAACTCAAATCGGATTGCAGGACTTGATTCGCGCTTTTTATGAAATCATCGAACAGAGGTTACAGGGCGAGGCCCGGCTACAGCGAGATACGTATCTGAGCGAGTTGGTTTCGCTGGAGGACCTGCTGGCAAAAAGGTCATGGTCGCAGCATCGATTGCATCGCCTGATGAAAAGTGCTCGGTCTGAAGACCTGTTAGAAGCTCATGGGACAGATCAGTTTCGACTGACAAGTAGCGGGGTCGATTTTGCGACGCGAGTGGTCAGAAACCATCGGTTGTGGGAAATCTATCTAATGAAACATGCCGACATTGCGACAAGCCGGGTAGATCGATCGGCGGACCGGATTGAACATGCTCTCGGCCCGGAGATGATTGAAGAACTGGAAGCGATCATGAAATCTCAAGCAGAACAATTTCCTCCGATGCCGAGTCCGCATCAGATTCCTGCAGGACCAGAAGCGTCAGCGACATGA
- a CDS encoding metal ABC transporter ATP-binding protein codes for MNTSTGHSPQAPLSIHDMTVAYHRRPVLWDIDYDAPPGKLIAIVGPNGSGKTTMLKAALGLIPRASGEVQFFGKEYREQRERVSYVPQRNSVDWDFPINALQVAAMGLYHKIGWFRPVTRKFRKQARESLERVGMADYADRQINQLSGGQQQRVFLARALAQKADLYLMDEPFAGVDAATERAIINLLREIRSQGKTAIVVHHDLQTIPEYFDEIILLNMRLVATGPVQEVFTEENLRKTFGGKLSLLDQLGQTMHLSGDRPK; via the coding sequence ATGAATACCAGCACAGGACATTCGCCTCAGGCTCCTCTTTCCATTCACGATATGACCGTGGCGTACCATCGCCGGCCAGTCTTGTGGGACATCGACTACGATGCTCCTCCTGGTAAGTTGATTGCAATCGTGGGACCGAATGGTTCCGGCAAAACGACCATGCTGAAAGCAGCGCTCGGACTGATCCCCAGGGCTTCGGGAGAAGTTCAATTCTTCGGCAAGGAGTATCGCGAGCAGCGCGAGCGGGTCAGTTATGTACCGCAAAGGAATTCTGTTGACTGGGATTTTCCGATCAATGCGCTCCAGGTCGCTGCAATGGGGCTTTATCACAAAATTGGTTGGTTCCGTCCCGTTACTCGTAAGTTCCGGAAACAGGCTCGCGAAAGTCTGGAACGCGTCGGTATGGCCGACTATGCTGATCGACAGATCAATCAGCTCTCTGGTGGTCAGCAACAGCGTGTCTTTCTAGCGCGGGCACTGGCTCAGAAGGCGGATCTCTACTTGATGGACGAACCCTTTGCGGGTGTCGATGCGGCGACGGAGCGGGCCATCATAAATCTATTGCGTGAAATCCGCTCCCAGGGGAAGACAGCCATTGTCGTCCATCATGACCTGCAGACGATCCCCGAATATTTTGACGAAATCATTCTGTTGAACATGAGGTTGGTCGCTACGGGACCAGTACAGGAGGTTTTCACGGAAGAGAATCTTCGCAAGACTTTTGGAGGCAAATTGTCGCTCTTGGATCAACTCGGACAGACAATGCATCTGTCGGGAGACCGTCCGAAATGA
- a CDS encoding metal ABC transporter solute-binding protein, Zn/Mn family codes for MKSSTFLALTYLLLCFVMFSGCDGSSNVDNLSASGKLKIVTTTGMVTDIVREIVGDRAEVVGLMGPAVDPHLHQPLREDAVQLSQADIVFYSGLMLEGRMAEIFEQVNRQGKPIFAVTAEVDHEKLREPPEFAGHPDPHVWMNISLWKEAGQYVVEKMTELDPEHAEVYQHNWDAYSLQLDALAEYAVTSIESIPAEQRVLVTAHDAFGYFGDAYGMTVLGVQGITTESAAGVDDINKLVDFIVERKIKAIFVESSVAQNNIRALIEGAANRGWTVEIGGSLYSDAMGETGTYEGTYIGMIDHNVTIISQALGGKVPAGGLNGKLKQD; via the coding sequence ATGAAATCCTCAACGTTTCTCGCTCTAACTTACTTGTTGTTGTGTTTTGTGATGTTCTCCGGTTGCGATGGTTCCTCAAATGTGGACAACCTTTCAGCGAGTGGCAAACTCAAAATTGTCACCACTACCGGAATGGTGACTGATATCGTCCGAGAGATCGTGGGGGATAGGGCTGAAGTCGTAGGACTGATGGGTCCGGCTGTCGATCCGCATCTGCATCAACCTTTGCGGGAAGACGCCGTTCAATTGAGCCAGGCAGACATCGTCTTTTACTCTGGATTGATGCTGGAGGGACGGATGGCGGAGATTTTCGAACAAGTCAATCGTCAGGGGAAACCCATCTTTGCCGTTACTGCGGAGGTGGATCACGAAAAATTACGCGAGCCCCCCGAGTTTGCGGGTCACCCCGACCCACACGTGTGGATGAACATAAGCCTGTGGAAAGAAGCCGGTCAATATGTGGTTGAGAAGATGACAGAACTCGACCCGGAACATGCCGAGGTCTATCAGCATAATTGGGACGCCTACTCCCTGCAGCTGGATGCATTGGCGGAATACGCAGTGACGTCGATCGAATCGATTCCGGCAGAACAACGCGTATTGGTTACCGCGCACGATGCGTTTGGCTACTTTGGAGATGCTTATGGTATGACGGTACTGGGAGTACAGGGAATTACGACGGAGTCCGCCGCCGGCGTCGATGACATTAATAAACTGGTCGATTTTATTGTCGAACGTAAAATCAAGGCGATCTTCGTCGAGTCGAGCGTTGCTCAGAACAATATCCGCGCATTAATTGAAGGGGCAGCTAACAGAGGATGGACAGTTGAGATCGGTGGCAGTTTATATTCAGACGCCATGGGAGAAACGGGAACCTATGAGGGCACGTACATCGGTATGATTGATCACAATGTGACGATCATTTCTCAGGCATTAGGAGGAAAAGTTCCCGCAGGCGGATTGAACGGAAAGCTCAAGCAGGACTAG
- a CDS encoding transporter gives MLITRSFVHIYSLLAFCGMLAFDNLQLKADERFYYGEALEGVSRLSFDNSSSGKTLWNWGNPIEQYNGLAEPLVTDRPDFTEASSTVGKGVTQLEFGYTYGYNSDGGESGKSHTFGEPLLRHGLYADWLELRVGLAPIQESTRSQGNKTTTSGLEDLYLGFKVALTSQDQFLPEMALIPQMTVPTGSEAFSDDRVLPGANWIYSWELTDTISTAGSTQFNIAVDEETASSYTEWAQSWTVATSLSDKTGMYTEWFAFFPDDADTAQVEHYLNGGFTYLVNDDIQLDVRAGTGLNGAAEDFFTGVGMSIRFP, from the coding sequence ATGCTTATTACACGATCATTTGTACATATTTATTCCTTGCTGGCATTCTGTGGAATGCTTGCCTTCGACAATCTCCAACTGAAGGCTGACGAACGGTTTTATTACGGTGAAGCACTTGAGGGCGTCTCACGCTTATCCTTCGATAATTCTTCTTCTGGTAAGACGCTCTGGAACTGGGGCAACCCCATCGAGCAGTACAATGGACTAGCGGAGCCACTGGTAACCGACCGCCCCGACTTTACAGAAGCCTCCTCGACCGTTGGTAAGGGGGTCACTCAACTCGAGTTCGGATACACCTACGGTTACAATAGCGATGGTGGAGAAAGTGGAAAGAGTCACACATTTGGTGAGCCACTTTTACGCCATGGATTGTATGCCGACTGGTTAGAATTAAGAGTCGGTCTTGCACCGATACAGGAATCAACCAGAAGCCAGGGAAACAAAACGACAACGTCGGGATTGGAAGACCTCTACCTTGGCTTCAAAGTCGCCCTCACCTCACAGGATCAATTCCTGCCGGAGATGGCTCTGATTCCGCAAATGACTGTCCCCACGGGTAGCGAAGCCTTTTCCGACGACCGGGTATTGCCGGGTGCGAACTGGATCTATAGCTGGGAACTCACAGATACAATCAGTACTGCCGGAAGTACTCAGTTCAACATCGCGGTCGACGAAGAGACTGCATCAAGCTACACGGAATGGGCGCAATCCTGGACGGTCGCCACCAGCCTGAGCGATAAGACTGGTATGTATACGGAATGGTTTGCCTTCTTCCCGGACGATGCCGATACCGCACAGGTAGAGCACTACCTGAACGGCGGTTTCACCTATTTAGTCAATGACGACATCCAATTGGATGTCCGCGCGGGCACCGGCTTAAACGGAGCAGCGGAAGACTTCTTCACAGGTGTCGGTATGTCGATTCGATTTCCGTAA
- a CDS encoding DUF6793 family protein: MPLYEIETNQHIMIGWADSTDEARDIAGEHYPDEEVVRVTKRPRDIWVISKSLLGIESQAEPCDTARDCLSRASGDKIHAIRLYMLDTGSDMQEAQRAIETNMSLGW, encoded by the coding sequence ATGCCACTGTATGAAATCGAAACCAATCAACACATCATGATTGGTTGGGCAGATTCGACCGACGAGGCACGTGATATTGCCGGCGAGCATTACCCGGATGAAGAAGTCGTTCGAGTTACCAAACGACCTCGTGACATCTGGGTTATCTCTAAAAGTCTACTGGGGATTGAGTCCCAAGCCGAACCTTGCGACACCGCTCGTGACTGTCTCAGCCGGGCCAGCGGCGACAAGATTCATGCGATTCGGCTATACATGCTGGATACGGGATCAGACATGCAGGAAGCCCAACGGGCGATTGAAACAAATATGTCGCTGGGTTGGTAG
- a CDS encoding amidohydrolase family protein — translation MPLPPNSFSNQPIPDLYTSASSRREFLLNSLAATTMFGLAGCGKSSDETITGISEIDSDATPSPSPIVDTHMHIWANDFAKYPVKEGTKEPDVEGSAEMLIEEMDQHGIDYCVLVQVIYHGWDNSYVADVQAKYPDRFRTQGLIDPEDPNVAEKFSYWIEQRGLHGMRMSAIYYEDKEDWITSPAHHQMWQCAADLGAVFNFFIKTHQLPKLEEMIKEYPEVKVAIDHFAYLELGKENTAEELEKLLRLAQYPQVYCKLSEMSSISLTKEYPYTDSVPVVKQVFDAFGAERLMWGTGFPGSSRAHYQRPKVEEELDLVRKHLSFLNDDDKRKILGENAYKLWQFGTA, via the coding sequence ATGCCTCTCCCTCCCAACTCTTTTTCTAACCAGCCTATTCCTGACCTGTACACCTCTGCTAGTTCACGCCGTGAATTCTTGCTCAACAGTTTAGCAGCGACCACGATGTTTGGTTTGGCTGGTTGTGGAAAATCTTCCGACGAAACAATCACTGGAATTAGTGAGATCGATTCAGACGCGACTCCTTCCCCTTCGCCAATCGTTGATACCCACATGCATATCTGGGCCAACGATTTTGCAAAGTATCCGGTTAAAGAAGGGACCAAAGAGCCAGATGTCGAAGGCTCGGCGGAAATGCTGATCGAAGAGATGGATCAGCATGGAATCGATTACTGCGTGCTTGTTCAAGTCATCTATCATGGTTGGGACAATTCGTATGTCGCCGATGTCCAGGCAAAGTACCCGGATCGTTTTCGTACGCAGGGACTGATCGATCCGGAAGACCCCAATGTGGCCGAGAAGTTTTCCTATTGGATTGAACAACGGGGTCTGCATGGAATGCGCATGAGTGCGATTTACTATGAGGATAAAGAAGATTGGATCACTTCGCCTGCTCATCATCAAATGTGGCAGTGCGCGGCAGACTTGGGGGCCGTCTTTAATTTCTTTATTAAAACGCACCAGTTGCCGAAACTCGAAGAAATGATCAAGGAGTATCCCGAAGTGAAGGTGGCCATCGACCACTTTGCTTACTTGGAGCTTGGAAAAGAGAACACAGCCGAGGAACTGGAGAAATTGCTTCGGCTCGCTCAATATCCTCAGGTGTATTGCAAATTATCTGAAATGAGCTCGATCTCTCTGACCAAAGAGTATCCGTATACTGATAGCGTTCCTGTGGTGAAACAGGTATTTGATGCCTTTGGTGCCGAACGTTTAATGTGGGGGACGGGTTTTCCCGGAAGTTCGAGAGCCCACTACCAGAGGCCCAAAGTTGAAGAAGAGTTGGATCTGGTTCGTAAACATCTTTCGTTTCTGAACGATGATGACAAACGGAAAATCCTGGGTGAGAATGCCTACAAACTGTGGCAGTTTGGAACGGCCTGA
- the hpnH gene encoding adenosyl-hopene transferase HpnH has translation MGVPLSQMWRVASYVLGQRLRGNKRYPLVLMLEPLFRCNLACAGCGKIQHPKEILKQHLSPEQCLQAVDECGAPMVSIPGGEPLLHPEIDKIVEGLVERKKYIYLCTNAILLKKNLHRFKPSKYLSFSVHLDGPREEHDAAVCRDGIYDVAIEAIREAIAAGFRVTTNTTLYNTVDPDSIRGMFDTLTEMGIEGMMVSPGYPYEKAPDQEHFLIREQTHSLFQRIFHNQKKSWVFNQSPLFLEFLKGNWKLECTPWGNPTFNLFGWQKPCYLLDEGYVDSFQELLETTEWSAYGRASGNEKCQNCMVHCGYEPSAVDATFNSLQGFMATARLTMFGPWKTKPQAALATSSHVALPVADGKPCGSGQGPRPRQSSVEPQAEMLVQLDVDSHPKV, from the coding sequence ATGGGAGTTCCCTTATCTCAGATGTGGCGTGTTGCCAGCTATGTGCTGGGGCAGCGACTACGTGGCAACAAACGATATCCTCTGGTGCTGATGCTGGAACCTTTGTTCCGCTGTAACTTGGCCTGCGCCGGTTGCGGAAAAATTCAGCATCCGAAAGAAATTCTGAAACAGCATCTTTCCCCGGAACAGTGTTTACAAGCAGTCGACGAATGCGGCGCTCCGATGGTGTCGATACCGGGAGGCGAGCCTCTGTTACATCCGGAGATCGACAAAATTGTCGAAGGACTGGTTGAGCGAAAGAAGTACATTTATCTTTGTACTAACGCCATCCTACTTAAAAAGAATCTGCACCGATTCAAACCGTCGAAGTACCTCAGTTTTTCCGTTCACTTGGATGGTCCGCGCGAAGAGCATGATGCCGCTGTCTGTCGAGATGGCATTTACGATGTTGCTATCGAGGCGATCCGAGAAGCCATCGCCGCCGGTTTTCGAGTGACTACCAACACCACCCTTTATAATACCGTCGATCCTGACAGTATCCGTGGAATGTTCGATACGCTGACGGAGATGGGGATTGAAGGGATGATGGTCTCTCCCGGTTATCCATATGAAAAGGCACCCGATCAGGAGCACTTTCTGATACGCGAACAAACGCATTCGCTCTTCCAACGCATTTTCCATAATCAGAAAAAAAGTTGGGTATTCAATCAGTCGCCTCTGTTTCTGGAATTCCTGAAAGGGAACTGGAAACTGGAGTGTACACCGTGGGGCAACCCGACGTTCAACCTGTTTGGTTGGCAGAAACCTTGCTATCTGCTCGACGAAGGATACGTGGACTCATTTCAAGAACTACTTGAAACAACGGAGTGGTCTGCTTATGGTCGTGCGAGCGGGAACGAAAAATGCCAGAACTGTATGGTCCACTGTGGTTACGAACCTTCTGCTGTCGATGCCACTTTCAATTCGCTCCAGGGTTTTATGGCAACGGCTCGGTTGACGATGTTCGGGCCATGGAAAACGAAGCCTCAAGCAGCGCTCGCGACCAGTTCGCATGTGGCTCTGCCGGTTGCCGATGGTAAACCTTGTGGCTCTGGTCAGGGGCCAAGACCACGACAATCGTCGGTAGAACCCCAAGCGGAAATGCTGGTGCAGTTGGATGTGGATTCGCATCCGAAGGTGTGA